A stretch of the Gossypium hirsutum isolate 1008001.06 chromosome D07, Gossypium_hirsutum_v2.1, whole genome shotgun sequence genome encodes the following:
- the LOC107953809 gene encoding two-component response regulator ARR12, which produces MTMEEKMGGSNREDEALDRFPVGMRVLAVDDDPICLKVLGTLLLKCQYQVTTTNQAISALKMLRENRNRYDLVISDVNMPDMDGFKLLELVGLEMDLPVIMLSAHSDTKLVMKGITHGACDYLLKPVRIEELKNIWQHVVRRKKPDSKDRVNALNQDKASGGIGEAVQTSTSSSDQKFNKKRKDQNEDEEDDGEDNEHENDDPSTQKKPRVVWSVELHRKFVAAVNHLGLDKAVPKKILDLMNVEGLTRENVASHLQKYRLYLKRLSSVATQQANMVAALGGKDPSYLRMGSLDGFGDFRTLTGSGRLSSASLSSYQPSGMFGRLNSSAALNLRGISSGVIQQGHPQTLSNSINGLGKIQPVGLPANQNQNGTLFQGIPTSIELNQLLQNKSANHFGELNPVNNPNVSGVATNFPDARMTVGSSSSSLSTPSGSPLLLQANTQQAQRSGAFGNQSSLDVAFLNQESFDMGVHGFSNFADNGGCHENWQNTVQLSSFPSNSLSTCEAFSHEQLHTNNLQESISWRSSHLNDNPIDLSASMANAGLEDSRGDMQCQISPSNNVIHNIDYAAKQQWGENSSFAGADSLVAGAPYVQHLEAGKLAFNTKLRSNEDILFEQRKPQNEFSQNNFETLDVISSPMIKPEQYNETGMMEGELGYDAFPLGSCI; this is translated from the exons ATGACTATGGAGGAGAAAATGGGTGGTTCCAATCGTGAAGATGAAGCCTTGGATCGGTTTCCAGTTGGTATGCGTGTTTTAGCCGTGGATGATGATCCTATTTGCCTCAAAGTTTTGGGTACTCTGCTTCTTAAATGCCAATATCAAG TTACTACAACAAATCAGGCCATTTCAGCCCTCAAAATGTTGAGGGAAAACAGAAACAGATACGACTTGGTTATCAGTGATGTTAATATGCCAGATATGGATGGCTTTAAGCTTCTTGAGCTTGTTGGGCTTGAAATGGACCTACCTGTAATCA TGTTGTCAGCTCATAGTGATACCAAGCTTGTAATGAAGGGGATTACCCATGGTGCTTGTGACTACTTATTGAAGCCTGTTCGCATTGAGGAACTCAAAAACATATGGCAGCATGTGGTCAGGAGAAAGAAACCTGATTCTAAGGATCGAGTTAATGCTCTGAATCAAGATAAGGCTTCGGGAGGAATCGGAGAAGCTGTCCAAACATCAACAAGCAGTTCGGACCAAAAATTCAATAAGAAGCGAAAGGACCaaaatgaagatgaagaagatgatggtgAAGATAATGAACATGAGAATGATGACCCTTCAACCCAGAAGAAGCCTCGAGTTGTTTGGTCCGTTGAGCTACATAGGAAGTTTGTTGCAGCTGTCAATCATTTGGGCCTTGACA AGGCTGTTCCAAAGAAAATTCTTGACCTTATGAATGTTGAAGGGCTCACAAGGGAAAATGTAGCAAGCCATCTACAG AAATATAGGCTTTACCTGAAAAGACTCAGCAGTGTTGCAACCCAGCAAGCAAACATGGTTGCTGCATTAGGTGGTAAAGATCCCTCTTACTTGCGTATGGGTTCACTGGATGGCTTTGGAGATTTTCGTACATTAACTGGATCTGGAAGACTTTCGAGTGCTTCACTATCATCATATCAACCGAGTGGGATGTTTGGTAGACTGAACTCTTCAGCTGCTTTAAACCTACGTGGGATTTCTTCTGGCGTGATTCAACAGGGACATCCTCAAACCTTGAGCAATTCCATCAATGGTCTTGGGAAGATCCAGCCTGTTGGGTTGCCTGCAAACCAGAATCAAAATGGAACTTTGTTTCAAGGGATCCCAACATCGATAGAACTCAACCAACTATTGCAAAATAAGTCTGCTAACCACTTTGGAGAACTTAATCCTGTTAATAATCCAAATGTTTCTGGTGTTGCCACAAACTTCCCAGATGCCAGAATGACTGTTGGTAGCTCGAGCAGTTCTCTATCTACACCCTCAGGCAGCCCTTTATTGTTACAAGCAAACACACAACAGGCACAACGTAGTGGTGCGTTTGGAAACCAATCATCTCTTGATGTGGCATTCTTAAATCAGGAATCGTTTGACATGGGTGTTCATGGTTTTTCTAATTTTGCTGATAATGGTGGATGCCACGAAAACTGGCAGAACACGGTTCAATTATCCAGTTTCCCATCAAATTCGTTGTCGACATGTGAAGCTTTTAGTCACGAGCAGTTGCATACTAACAATTTGCAAGAAAGCATTTCTTGGAGGAGCTCTCACCTAAATGATAACCCCATTGATCTTTCTGCTTCCATGGCAAATGCAGGCCTGGAGGACTCTAGAGGAGACATGCAGTGCCAAATTAGTCCAAGTAATAATGTCATTCACAATATAGATTATGCAGCAAAGCAACAGTGGGGAGAAAACAGTTCGTTTGCTGGTGCGGACTCCCTGGTTGCTGGTGCTCCTTATGTTCAGCACCTTGAGGCTGGGAAATTAGCTTTCAACACAAAACTGAGGTCCAATGAAGACATCCTCTTTGAGCAGAGAAAGCCGCAAAATGAATTCAGTCAAAACAACTTTGAGACCTTGGACGTTATATCAAGTCCCATGATCAAACCG GAGCAATATAACGAGACGGGGATGATGGAGGGGGAATTGGGGTATGATGCATTCCCCCTCGGGTCATGTATATGA
- the LOC107953808 gene encoding uncharacterized protein, with translation MSRRSGTCLRLCLVTFALISALAVCGPALYWRFKKTLKLGPSKSSCPPCICDCPPPLSLVNIAPGLTNLSIADCGSNDPDLKQEMEKQFLDLLTEELKLQETVAEEHSRHMNITFGEAKRVASQYQKEAEKCIAATETCEEARERAEASLIRERKVTTVWEQRARQMGWEGE, from the exons ATGTCGAGGCGATCAGGGACTTGCTTGAGGCTATGTCTAGTAACGTTTGCTCTAATTTCGGCATTGGCAGTATGTGGACCAGCTCTTTACTGGAGATTCAAGAAAACTCTCAAGTTGGGTCCTTCCAAATCCTCTTGTCCTCCTTGCATCTGTGATTGTCCTCCTCCTCTTTCCCTTGTCAACATTGCCCCTG GGTTGACCAATCTCTCAATCGCAG ATTGCGGAAGCAATGACCCTGATCTCAAGCAAGAGATGGAGAAGCAATTCCTGGACCTTCTAACAGAGGAGTTGAAGTTGCAAGAGACTGTCGCCGAAGAGCACTCCCGCCATATGAACATCACCTTTGGTGAAGCAAAAAGGGTGGCTTCCCAGTACCAGAAGGAGGCAGAAAAATGTATTGCAGCCACCGAAACATGCGAGGAAGCCAGAGAACGAGCCGAGGCCTCGCTAATCAGGGAGAGGAAAGTAACTACAGTATGGGAGCAAAGAGCTCGACAAATGGGCTGGGAAGGGGAATAA
- the LOC107953807 gene encoding molybdate transporter 1, with protein sequence MEPQNPQTSENLDSNPTSPSPANLVHKVKSNLVFQSKWAELNGAMGDLGTYIPIVLALTLAKDLDLGTTLIFTGVYNMVTGVIYGVPMPVQPMKSIAAVAISDGPDFNIPEIMAAGICTGAILLVLGATGLMQLVYKLIPLSVVRGIQLSQGLAFAMTAVKYIRKVQDFSKSKSKENRHWVGLDGLILAIVCACFIIVINGAGEERNERETGNVDDEERNMRIKRIKKTMANIPSAFIVFLLGVVLAFIRKPAVVKDIKFGPSSMEVVQFTSHAWKQGFIKGTIPQLPLSILNSVIAVCKLSSDLFPGKEFSATSVSITVGLMNLVGCWFGAMPCCHGAGGLAGQYKFGGRSGGCVAILGAAKMALGLVLGTSLVRILDWFPVGILGVLLLFAGIELAMTCRDMNSKGECFVMLICTAVSLVGSSAALGFVCGMVVHVLLKLRNYSSRDQSGCTVSINGTP encoded by the coding sequence ATGGAGCCTCAAAACCCCCAAACATCTGAAAACTTAGACAGCAACCCCACCTCTCCTTCACCGGCTAACTTAGTTCACAAAGTGAAAAGCAACTTGGTTTTCCAATCCAAATGGGCAGAACTGAATGGTGCCATGGGAGACTTAGGCACATATATTCCTATTGTATTGGCCTTGACACTTGCCAAGGACCTTGACTTAGGCACCACATTGATTTTCACTGGTGTCTACAACATGGTCACTGGCGTCATATATGGTGTTCCAATGCCCGTCCAACCCATGAAGTCGATAGCAGCGGTAGCTATATCGGATGGTCCGGATTTTAATATCCCGGAAATAATGGCGGCCGGGATTTGTACCGGTGCAATCTTGTTGGTCTTGGGTGCTACAGGGTTGATGCAGCTAGTGTACAAACTGATACCTCTATCTGTTGTTAGGGGAATTCAGTTGTCACAAGGCTTGGCATTTGCTATGACTGCCGTTAAGTACATTAGAAAGGTTCAGGATTTTTCGAAATCGAAATCTAAAGAGAATAGGCATTGGGTGGGATTGGATGGACTGATTTTGGCTATTGTGTGCGCTTGTTTCATAATTGTTATCAATGGTGCAGGTgaagaaagaaatgaaagagagaCTGGTAATGTTGATGATGAAGAAAGGAATATGAGAATTAAGAGAATCAAGAAAACCATGGCTAATATTCCTTCAGCTTTTATCGTTTTCTTATTAGGCGTAGTTTTGGCATTCATACGAAAGCCTGCCGTGGTGAAAGACATTAAATTTGGACCTTCATCAATGGAGGTCGTGCAATTCACTAGTCATGCATGGAAACAAGGATTCATCAAGGGAACCATTCCTCAACTGCCATTATCAATTCTGAACTCAGTGATTGCAGTCTGCAAGTTGTCATCAGATCTGTTTCCAGGAAAGGAATTCTCAGCTACTTCGGTTTCAATAACCGTGGGGCTAATGAACTTGGTGGGGTGCTGGTTTGGTGCCATGCCATGCTGCCATGGTGCAGGTGGGTTAGCCGGGCAGTACAAGTTTGGAGGCAGGAGTGGTGGGTGTGTAGCCATTCTAGGTGCAGCCAAGATGGCGTTGGGTTTGGTTTTAGGAACATCTTTGGTAAGGATTTTGGACTGGTTTCCGGTTGGCATATTGGGTGTTCTACTATTATTTGCAGGGATTGAGCTAGCAATGACCTGCAGGGATATGAATTCTAAGGGAGAGTGTTTTGTAATGTTGATATGCACAGCTGTTTCGCTTGTAGGTTCAAGTGCAGCACTGGGATTTGTTTGTGGAATGGTGGTGCATGTGCTTCTCAAACTAAGGAATTACTCGAGCCGAGACCAGTCAGGTTGTACGGTGTCCATCAATGGAACTCCATAA
- the LOC107953805 gene encoding molybdate transporter 1, which yields MESQNPQTSENLDSNSTSLSRHNLVHKVKSNLVFRSKWAELNGAMGDLGTYIPIVLALTLAKDLNLGTTLIFTGVYNMLTGAIYGIPLPVQPMKSIAAVAISDGPDFNIPEIMAAGICTGAILLVLGATGLMQLVYKLIPLSVVRGIQLSQGLAFAMTAVKYIRKVQDFSKSKSKENRHWVGLDGLILAIVCACFIIVINGAGKERNERETSNVDDEERNMRSTRIKKTMANIPSAFIVFLLGVVLAFIRKPAMVKDIKFGPSSMEVVQFTSHAWKQGFIKGTIPQLPLSILNSVIAVCKLSSDLFPGKELSATSVSITVGLMNLVGCWFGAIPCCHGAGGLAGQYKFGGRSGGCVAILGAAELVLGLVLGTSLMRILDWFPVGILGVLLLFAGIELAMTCRDTNSKGECFVMLICTAVSLVGSSAAPGFVCGMVVHLLLKLRLHLFN from the coding sequence ATGGAGTCTCAAAACCCCCAAACATCTGAAAACTTAGACAGCAACTCCACCTCTCTTTCACGGCATAACTTAGTTCACAAAGTGAAAAGCAACTTAGTTTTTCGATCCAAATGGGCAGAACTGAATGGTGCCATGGGAGACTTAGGCACATATATTCCTATTGTATTGGCCTTGACACTTGCCAAGGACCTTAACTTAGGCACCACATTGATATTCACTGGTGTCTACAACATGCTCACCGGCGCCATATATGGTATTCCATTGCCTGTCCAACCCATGAAGTCGATAGCAGCGGTAGCTATATCGGATGGTCCGGATTTTAATATCCCGGAAATAATGGCGGCCGGGATTTGTACCGGTGCAATCTTGTTGGTCTTGGGTGCTACAGGGTTGATGCAGCTAGTGTACAAACTGATACCTCTATCTGTTGTTAGGGGAATTCAGTTGTCACAAGGCTTGGCATTTGCTATGACTGCCGTTAAGTACATTAGAAAGGTTCAGGATTTTTCGAAATCGAAATCTAAAGAGAATAGGCATTGGGTGGGATTGGATGGACTGATTTTGGCTATTGTTTGCGCTTGTTTCATAATTGTTATCAATGGTGCGggtaaagaaagaaatgaaagagagaCTAGTAATGTTGATGATGAAGAAAGGAATATGAGAAGTACGAGAATCAAGAAAACCATGGCTAATATTCCTTCAGCTTTTATCGTTTTCTTATTAGGCGTAGTTTTGGCATTCATACGAAAGCCTGCCATGGTGAAAGACATTAAATTTGGACCTTCATCAATGGAGGTCGTGCAATTCACTAGTCATGCATGGAAACAAGGATTCATCAAGGGAACCATTCCTCAACTGCCATTATCAATTCTGAACTCAGTGATTGCAGTCTGCAAGTTGTCATCAGATCTGTTTCCAGGAAAGGAATTATCAGCTACTTCGGTTTCGATAACCGTGGGGCTAATGAACTTGGTGGGGTGCTGGTTTGGTGCCATACCATGCTGCCATGGTGCAGGTGGGCTAGCCGGGCAGTACAAGTTTGGAGGCAGGAGTGGTGGGTGTGTAGCCATTCTAGGTGCAGCCGAATTGGTGTTGGGTTTGGTTTTAGGAACATCTTTAATGAGGATTTTGGATTGGTTTCCCGTTGGCATATTGGGTGTTTTACTATTATTTGCAGGGATTGAGCTAGCAATGACCTGCAGGGATACGAATTCAAAGGGAGAATGTTTTGTAATGTTGATATGCACAGCTGTTTCGCTTGTAGGGTCAAGTGCAGCACCGGGATTTGTTTGCGGAATGGTGGTGCATTTGCTTCTCAAACTAAGGTTACATTTGTTTAATTGA
- the LOC107953806 gene encoding temperature-induced lipocalin-1 → MEVVKNLDIKRYMGKWYEIASFPSFFQPKKGENTSAFYTLNEDGTVHVLNVTFVNGKKDSIEGTAYKADPKSDEAKLKVKFYVPPFLPIIPVTGDYWVLYIDEDYQYVLVGGPTKKYLWILCRQKHMDEEIYNMLEQKAKDLGYDVSKLHKTPQSDSRPEGEDVPQDKGIWWIKSLFGK, encoded by the exons ATGGAAGTGGTGAAGAACTTGGACATCAAAAGATACATGGGAAAGTGGTACGAGATAGCTTCCTTCCCATCTTTCTTTCAACCTAAGAAGGGGGAGAACACCAGCGCTTTTTACACTCTGAATGAAGATGGGACAGTGCATGTGCTTAATGTGACTTTTGTTAATGGCAAGAAAGATTCCATAGAAGGCACCGCCTACAAGGCTGATCCCAAGAGTGACGAAGCCAAGCTCAAAGTCAAATTCTACGTTCCTCCTTTCTTGCCTATCATTCCTGTTACTGGGGATTATTGGGTTTTATACATTGATGAGGATTATCAATATGTTCTTGTTGGTGGTCCTACCAAGAAGTACCTTTGG ATATTATGCAGGCAGAAACATATGGATGAAGAAATCTACAACATGTTGGAGCAGAAGGCTAAAGACTTGGGGTATGATGTGAGCAAACTGCATAAGACACCACAAAGTGATTCTAGACCAGAAGGAGAGGATGTCCCCCAAGACAAAGGGATTTGGTGGATAAAATCCCTGTTTGGGAAGTAg